A part of Thermocrinis albus DSM 14484 genomic DNA contains:
- a CDS encoding lytic transglycosylase domain-containing protein, whose translation MVVVLVLLAIFELSFGFYHCFFEAGKRYGVDPYLLVAIAKVESNFVPTAIHHNGNGSTDYGIMQINSYWLKRYKIPIQWIMEPCYNIHMGAMVLKRCIISYGYTPKAIDCYNKGSPRGDYSHYVIKVYQSYARVKALVE comes from the coding sequence ATGGTGGTAGTTCTGGTCCTCCTTGCCATCTTTGAACTCTCCTTTGGTTTCTATCACTGCTTTTTTGAAGCAGGGAAACGTTACGGAGTTGATCCTTACCTTCTGGTAGCCATAGCTAAAGTGGAAAGTAACTTTGTCCCTACAGCCATACACCATAACGGGAACGGCAGTACAGACTACGGTATCATGCAGATAAACTCTTACTGGCTTAAACGATACAAAATACCTATCCAGTGGATAATGGAACCCTGTTACAACATCCATATGGGTGCCATGGTTTTAAAAAGGTGTATCATAAGCTACGGATACACTCCGAAGGCCATAGACTGTTACAACAAAGGGTCTCCCAGAGGAGACTATAGCCACTATGTTATCAAGGTCTACCAGAGCTATGCAAGGGTGAAGGCGCTGGTGGAATAA